One Oncorhynchus keta strain PuntledgeMale-10-30-2019 chromosome 23, Oket_V2, whole genome shotgun sequence DNA segment encodes these proteins:
- the LOC118401831 gene encoding protein fem-1 homolog A-like, whose amino-acid sequence MDITTAVFNAARDGKLKLIQKLLSNKSPEELEALAEEKTQGGTPLLIASRYGHLEVADYLLENCKANVELGGSVNFDGETIEGAPPLWAASAAGHLPVVRTLLKHGASVNNTTLTNSTPLRAACFDGHLEIVRYLVEHRADMEVANRHGHTCLMISCYKGHKEIAKFLLDRGADVNRKSVKGNTALHDCAESGSLDIMKMLLKCNARMERDGYGMTPLLAASVTGHTNIVEYLAHQPHSSREERVDALELLGATFVDKKRDLLGAMRYWRRAMELRQPADKLGLLAKPPPGTPVPAYDCAREVSTAEELEALIIDPDEMRMQALLVRERILGPSHPDTSYYIRYRGAVYADSGNFERCISLWKYALDMQQSNLDPLSPMTASSFLSFAELFSFVLQDRAKGTLATRVTFHDLMGVLGKSVREVERAVAQRDSPPEAPQFTKALSIILHLVFLLEKLECTVEQEHLKKQTVYRLLKLNPRARRGFTPLHMAVDKDTTSVGRYPVGRFPSQTVASLLLECGADVDSRDCDNNTPLHIAASNGCSEIMALLVRAGAHFDATNSQRKTAYNLLDEQSNGHPALFPLNYVTLQCLAARAIERHRLPYKGLISEEMEVFIELH is encoded by the coding sequence ATGGATATCACAACAGCGGTTTTCAACGCGGCCAGAGATGGTAAGCTGAAACTTATCCAGAAGTTGCTGAGTAACAAAAGTCCGGAGGAGTTGGAGGCTCTCGCCGAGGAGAAAACGCAGGGAGGCACCCCTCTCCTCATTGCCTCTCGATACGGACACTTAGAGGTTGCCGACTATTTGCTTGAAAATTGTAAAGCTAACGTGGAACTAGGAGGCTCGGTGAACTTTGACGGCGAGACGATTGAAGGGGCTCCCCCGCTATGGGCGGCTTCAGCGGCTGGTCACCTCCCTGTCGTCCGCACACTCCTTAAACACGGTgcctctgtcaacaacactacgcTGACCAACTCAACGCCCCTCCGCGCTGCCTGCTTCGATGGTCACCTGGAGATTGTCCGCTACCTGGTGGAACACCGAGCCGATATGGAGGTAGCCAATCGCCACGGCCACACCTGCCTGATGATCTCCTGCTACAAGGGCCACAAAGAGATAGCCAAGTTCCTCTTGGATCGGGGGGCCGATGTCAACCGCAAGAGTGTGAAAGGCAACACTGCACTCCACGACTGTGCAGAGTCCGGTAGCCTGGACATCATGAAGATGCTGCTGAAATGCAATGCCCGCATGGAGAGGGATGGATACGGCATGACCCCTCTTCTAGCTGCCAGCGTCACGGGGCACACCAACATCGTGGAGTACCTCGCCCACCAGCCCCACTCCTCGCGAGAAGAACGCGTTGATGCTCTCGAACTCCTGGGGGCCACCTTTGTGGATAAGAAGAGAGACCTCCTGGGGGCCATGAGATACTGGAGGAGAGCCATGGAGCTGAGACAACCAGCTGACAAGCTGGGACTCCTGGCCAAGCCCCCTCCAGGTACCCCTGTCCCTGCCTATGACTGTGCCCGTGAGGTGAGCACGGCAGAGGAGCTGGAGGCTCTGATCATAGACCCTGATGAGATGCGGATGCAGGCCCTGCTGGTACGTGAGAGAATTCTGGGGCCCTCGCACCCCGACACCTCCTACTACATCCGCTACAGAGGGGCCGTCTACGCCGACTCGGGCAACTTTGAGCGCTGCATCAGCCTGTGGAAGTATGCCCTGGACATGCAGCAGAGTAACCTGGACCCTCTCAGCCCCATGACAGCCAGCAGCTTCTTGTCCTTCGCCGAGCTCTTCTCCTTCGTGCTGCAGGACCGGGCCAAGGGCACCCTGGCAACGCGAGTCACCTTCCACGACCTGATGGGGGTGTTGGGGAAGAGtgtgagggaggtggagagggctGTGGCCCAGAGGGACAGCCCCCCCGAAGCCCCCCAGTTCACCAAGGCCCTGTCCATCATCCTCCACCTGGTGTTCCTGCTGGAGAAACTAGAGTGCACTGTAGAGCAGGAGCACCTGAAGAAGCAGACAGTGTACCGCCTCCTGAAGCTGAACCCGCGGGCGAGGAGAGGCTTCACCCCCCTGCATATGGCCGTGGACAAGGACACCACGTCGGTGGGCCGCTACCCTGTAGGTCGCTTCCCCTCCCAGACTGTGGCCTCGCTGCTGCTGGAGTGTGGGGCGGACGTGGACTCACGGGACTGTGATAACAACACGCCCCTGCACATCGCCGCCAGCAACGGTTGCTCGGAGATCATGGCGTTGCTGGTGAGGGCGGGGGCACACTTCGACGCCACCAACTCCCAGAGGAAGACCGCATACAACCTGCTGGACGAACAGAGCAACGGGCACCCGGCCCTCTTCCCCCTCAACTACGTCACTCTGCAGTGCCTGGCGGCACGTGCCATTGAGAGGCACAGACTGCCCTACAAGGGCCTCATCTCTGAGGAGATGGAGGTGTTTATTGAGCTGCACTGA